CCACGTGATGGGGTGTACGGACAGGGTTGATGGTTGGTCGAGGACTCGAGGTGACGCTCTGCCTTTGTTGCGATTTCCCCGGGGTTATGCAAGACTAGCACACTGCCTTCTGGATCCTGTACGATAGAGCCAATCAGACGGGAGATTCTACGAACGCGATAAAGGGGCTAGATAAATTAAGGCCAAAGGCCCATCCCCTTGGAGTTGCAAAGGTCTGTGCGCCTAATTCTCTCTTGAGCCTAGACACTCCGACACAAGAAGACTACACACTTCTGCGCTGTCCCTTGATGTCTACCGATGACATCAGAGTCACCAGTGGCATCAATTTTGTCAACTCACACCAGCCTCGTAGTACGAAGTAACCCCGGCAAAACTTCCGCGAGCGGCCTCTATCTACCTCATCTACTATGATATCGACTCAAAGGCACTCCGTATCAGGCCGGTTACCCGCCAACAGGACCCCCAGGCGTAGTATCATTTATCAACCAATAGTCTTCGGCGGGTCAGGTTTCTTAGCCATAGCTGTCGATGCAGCCTATCTCCTATGCCTAATTCGAGAGTAGAAAATGGAAGATTGAGACGAAGAATGGTCTAGCCCGAACGGCGGTTCACATGTGCTACAGCTGCGTGGGGTTCTCCCTTCCAAGCAGCCAATCTGCCAATAGATTGACTCAGTGGCACCCAAGAAAGAATTTCagctttcttcttccagaaAAGCCACATACCTTAATGGGACAAAATTCATAGCCACGTCTCGGGCTGTCGCAAGTATTCGATGTTACGGGGGTTCCTATGTTCTTGGCAACATACTTGAATCTAGCAAGATGTCTATCAATCGATTCTGTAGTACCGAATAGCTAAGGAATATCTCATACCTCTaggaggggaagagaaacACGTAACTCGCCACATCAAGCCAAACTCAAAACTTTGGTATGCTGTGATCTCCGAACTCCCTGGCAAGAGACCCATGAAAGCCAGTAGTTGAAAGATTTAAAAGGGAAGCACGTCTTCCACCTGATACAGAATCACAGCATTTTCTTTCTGATCATCCAACACACCCACTACTCGAAAGGCACCGACAAACATCAACCGCAGCCATGAGCCCTGAAGTCCCCCAATCTACCGGCTCCAGCCCGGACACCCCCCTCATCAAGACAGAAGTCTTGATCGTTGGGTCGGGCCCCATTGGTGCTGTTTTTGCTCGCACCCTTGTCGACAAAAAAAAGAAGGTCCTGATGATTGACATCGGAGAGCAGCACGTAACACCTAGCGGTATAAAGAGCACGAATTTTGGCTGATTTGGCATTTAGGGAGACGAGACGCGTGGGTGACCACAAGAAGAACAGTATGGCTGTCCAGAAGGACATCAGTCTGTTTACCAAGTGTGTTCACAGAAGCCAAGCCTTGAATGTCTTTCGCTGACCGGTCGACAGTACTGTCAAGGGAGAATTGAACCTGCTCTCCGTCCCGACCAACACTACCGATGTTGTCCTGGAGCCATCATCGTGGGCCCCCAAGTACGCTACAATCCACACCTCGCTTCACGCCGGCCATGTAACTAATACATCCTTCAGGGCGGACCAGCTCGCGTTCATCAAGAATGGTCAAAACCCAGAGCAAAAGCCCTTTGAAAACCTACCGGCGGCGGCTGCATCCCGCGTTGTCGGTGGCATGGGCTCCCACTGGACCTGCTGTACTCCACGTGAAAATCCCATTGAGAGATCAGATCTCTTCAGTAACGAGGAGTGGGATGGCCTGTACGACAGGGCAGAGAAGTTGTTTGATACAACCGAGACCGCCTTCGACAGGTCCATTCGTCAGCAACTTGTCAAGAAGACCCTCGAGAAGTCTTTTGAGGGCCGTGAGATGAGAAGCATGCCTCTGGCTTGCAAGAGAAGCGAGAAGAACCAGAACTACGTCGAGTGGTCCGCGACCGCCACCATTCTGGGAGACCTTTCGGACCCCAAGAACCAGAACCCCCTGTTCGAAATCAAGCCCAACACCCAGtgccttgggcttgctctTGGACCAACCAAACAGGTCGAGATGGCCGTCGTCAGGGACATCTTGACAGACAAACAGTACtacatcaaggccaagaagtacATCATCTGTGCCGGTGCCGTGCTTACCCCCGGGATCCTGTTCAACTCTTCTGAATTTGGAAACTATGATCTGGCGGACTCGCTCCCAGCACTAGTAAGTTCAGCAGCAACCGGAGGTTGGAGCACCCGCTAACATTGACTTCAAAACTAGGGCCGCTACATGACTGAGCAGCCCATGGCATTCTGTCAAGTTGTTCTCAACAGAAACCTTGTGGACAGCGTCGAGAAGGATCCCTACCATCTTGGCTGGGACAAGTATGTCAAGATTCACCGAAAGAGACATCCCAACGACCCACTTCCCTTCCCATTCAACGACCCTGATCCTCAGTGCTATTTCCCTTTGTCTGAAAAGTATCCCTGGCACACCCAGATTCACCGCGACGCCTTTGGTTATGGCCAAGTTCCCCCTACTGTTGACCAGCGTCTCATCGTCGATTTGCGCTGGTTCACCTACATGGAACCAAAGGAGAGCAACTATGTCGAGTTCTCCAAGACTTACCAAGATCAGTTTAGAATGCCACAGGTACGTACGGCTTGAGCTGAACAATATACCCATGTCTGACTTTTGCAACAGCCTACCTTTCACTTCTCCCTGGATCAAGCCGCCCTGGACCGTTGCCAGGGTATGATCACTGAGTAAGACCCCCGAAAGCTCTTTGGTGTGCCTGAAGTCGAAACTAACTTTCTCCAGTATGGTTGATGTGGCAAGGAAGCTCGGAGGCTTCCTCCCCGGGGCTGAGCCGAAGTATCTCGCTCCGGGTTCCGCTCTCCACATTTGCGGCACCTATCGCGCTGgcgagagcgacgaggacaGTGTAGTTGACCGGTTTGGAAAGGTCTGGCACCAGGATAacctcgtccttggtggCTGCGGTGTTATCCCCACCGCGAATGCCTGCAACCC
This window of the Fusarium keratoplasticum isolate Fu6.1 chromosome 3, whole genome shotgun sequence genome carries:
- a CDS encoding Pyranose 2-oxidase, which translates into the protein MSPEVPQSTGSSPDTPLIKTEVLIVGSGPIGAVFARTLVDKKKKVLMIDIGEQETRRVGDHKKNSMAVQKDISLFTNTVKGELNLLSVPTNTTDVVLEPSSWAPKADQLAFIKNGQNPEQKPFENLPAAAASRVVGGMGSHWTCCTPRENPIERSDLFSNEEWDGLYDRAEKLFDTTETAFDRSIRQQLVKKTLEKSFEGREMRSMPLACKRSEKNQNYVEWSATATILGDLSDPKNQNPLFEIKPNTQCLGLALGPTKQVEMAVVRDILTDKQYYIKAKKYIICAGAVLTPGILFNSSEFGNYDLADSLPALGRYMTEQPMAFCQVVLNRNLVDSVEKDPYHLGWDKYVKIHRKRHPNDPLPFPFNDPDPQCYFPLSEKYPWHTQIHRDAFGYGQVPPTVDQRLIVDLRWFTYMEPKESNYVEFSKTYQDQFRMPQPTFHFSLDQAALDRCQGMITDMVDVARKLGGFLPGAEPKYLAPGSALHICGTYRAGESDEDSVVDRFGKVWHQDNLVLGGCGVIPTANACNPTLTAACFALAAADKIVEELGAAQ